A region from the Diorhabda sublineata isolate icDioSubl1.1 chromosome X, icDioSubl1.1, whole genome shotgun sequence genome encodes:
- the LOC130451868 gene encoding eukaryotic translation initiation factor 4B-like, whose protein sequence is MASGKKGKKTKGKTLALTDFLQETTGSISVQPIRKSNLNWADEVEDYDDVRKPVNVVLPTAPKASRDYDDISDKVPTEPPFCAYLSNLPYDVDEEEITAFFSNMRVANMRIPKDDRGGESKSKGYGYIEFEDRESLLDALVMRDTTLKSRRMRIEVASNMENDRRRGGRMDMNRDRQTDRSDSFPDWRSGPRTSEMDDRRSGYNRDRDGGGGGFTREGMRDRDDKSFTREGMRDRESNRDYGRDRESNRDSYRRDNDDRSGGWRDGDRQNNDRGLNRDRAMYRDTDRGSGGRYDDRDERRGYGGRRFDDRDKGFTRRDDRDSELQSSEPRERPKLVLTPRTKPVENVPVNKETVPSASIFGSAKPVDTSQREREIEEKLAREADKPRENSKDREKEKKLEDTERKNIDKERNIAPRKVEDSPHRERNTKDGPPMKNFDDRKLPNRNDQRSPDKSENKHKQDKADKPKWEEKRERHDKEMPKLTEPEPPNFTANNKFAYLPTDSD, encoded by the exons ATGGCATCGG GAAAAAAGGGGAAGAAAACCAAAGGAAAAACTTTGGCTCTAACTGATTTTTTGCAAGAAACTACAGGATCGATTTCTGTACAACCCATTCGTAAATCAAATCTCAATTGGGCAGATGAAGTAGAAGATTACG ATGATGTGAGAAAACCTGTCAATGTAGTATTACCCACTGCTCCCAAGGCTTCTAGAGATTATGATGATATTAGTGATAAGGTTCCTACAGAGCCACCGTTTTGTGCTTACCTTTCCAATTTGCCTTATGATGTAGACGAAGAAGAAATTACAGCATTTTTCAGTAATATGAGG gtAGCAAATATGCGAATACCCAAAGATGACAGAGGAGGTGAATCAAAATCTAAGGGATATGGATACATAGAATTTGAAGATAGAGAAAGTCTATTAGATGCCCTTGTTATGCGAGACACT ACTCTCAAAAGTAGAAGAATGCGGATAGAAGTTGCCTCAAATATGGAAAATGACAGGCGGAGAGGTGGTCGTATGGATATGAATCGTGATAGACAGACAGATCGTAGTGATTCATTTCCAGATTGGCGATCTGGACCGAGAACATCGGAAATGGACGATCGTCGTTCTGGATATAATAGGGACAGAGATGGAGGAGGTGGTGGTTTCACCAGGGAAGGAATGCGCGATAGAGATGATAAAAGTTTTACGCGAGAAGGAATGAGAGACCGAGAAAGCAATAGAGATTATGGACGGGATAGGGAGAGTAACAGAGATTCATATAGAAGGGATAATGATGACAGGTCAGGTGGTTGGAGAGATGGTGATAGACAGAATAATGATAGAG GTTTAAATCGTGATCGAGCAATGTACCGTGATACAGACAGAGGGTCAGGCGGTAGGTATGACGATAGAGATGAAAGAAGAGGATATGGTGGAAGAAGGTTCGACGATCGAGATAAAGGATTTACGCGTAGAGATGATCGAGATTCAGAGCTGCAATCTT CTGAGCCACGTGAACGACCAAAGCTGGTGTTAACACCGCGTACTAAACCAGTAGAAAATGTACCTGTAAATAAAGAAACAGTGCCTTCAGCTTCAATATTTGGCAGTGCAAAACCTGTAGATACAAGCcagagagaaagagaaatagaagaaaaattagcAAGAGAAGCTGATAAACCACGAGAGAATAGTAAGGACagagagaaagaaaaaaaattggaagataccgaaagaaaaaat ATTgacaaagaaagaaatatagCGCCACGTAAGGTAGAAGATAGTCCTCATAGAGAAAGGAATACTAAGGATGGACCTCCAATGAAGAACT TTGACGACAGAAAATTGCCCAATAGAAACGATCAAAGATCACCAGATAAATCTGAAAATAAGCACAAACAGGATAAGGCTGACAAACCTAAATGGGAGGAAAAGAG AGAGAGACATGATAAAGAAATGCCAAAATTGACTGAACCGGAACCTCCAAATTTCACCGCCAATAATAAGTTCGCTTATCTGCCGACAGATTCCGATTAA
- the LOC130451129 gene encoding uncharacterized protein LOC130451129, with protein sequence MEPLDLIAAKLVLGYLKSAKCITAHREFLRTSSNLRHLDSTKTKYMPTRFLGQTLEDILVEYFQISQIIQGRLEATDFYNENHSNCSLQNQLLYLLNHKVPSSRASTPIASTPYGSYDNCMSPNNSDLDATPIHTLPGNAESEESFNTHTGSKRKLTGKNEEQPLSSSKISPNEKKIAPNEKTRTEVFDTEVLAQNLMENKEFQEKIAHTINKVVERQYKERNPEELDKTIKSAVEEAQADPIFDDLLREIMGSSNMVEANKHSEVAHTTSNTGNKKDTTDLAKSKSGNKSDQAQGISNNIKAPHHYSSDKETMSFDNSFNNYIISNNCSLASTNPCVQNPIFINTVSGLLIPSVSTSVNPTKPLILLNNPTPVTTTTTLTEQDIMQMPIIIHEKDEMVPLVVETGKQKKGPKKPKMILPQPTIQLVPEASTDLQNYFKNFTPPENQSIEALDVEKISSAIPDDSTSKRKTGLKKVLYPKAPRKSPRPKKRNITTTETKKVDPDPTVGNNTEFEEKNRSTEDAIVISSKEKIIVTPASSDNNKMSTPKSTSHVRNLNFSSPPKNQRKSNESNFDIKQNDQAVKTLFTKAWDADLRAVIPNQDNEVSAPKKQQLSSGSKKSRKKIKMNSKDMTEKEGRLLETAIKTPIKHDDKNSENKSVTECFEDNNQTFKSQVKTILSPSKLHNTSKNILEAKSDERCHSKTFVTPDMLKESVVPSVSTKRNIMPILETPIKVQLPKTPGISTPLDVNMSNISTTTPFTKMLEANLDLKSIDIDSIPTPNLPITPNFVPFTPRINANSPYSSRPTDYSTGSSYYQPSDNEQNKNLEAHLREIEKASPAADTTVDDHLQLFNKNVIGKKNLNLMKTNMKSDDSFDSSSTEEGCSSDEYNKESNDTVIFRKNKDMLKRTYPLRNRSKNLEQIKAPKIPIKSDKSTKISNKGTKTENISSTTNSVEDISKVLQESKSSDIYKSNVKGVSSSQLTVLKDLESKRLRMVNSLKPQIESNKTKKPQSSKFKIKPIAKVYTTKKNKKSESPKKKKRERDIDIVLKDLITSDDSDTNIMSTNSDDDDKTEKADKTASDAEAQNLIQNLKERGIHLVQNKSSKKINANHEYQINTSGTQMEMLDRNSFDLVNLEECIEISHNEEENESRKMSVAASKDTKKVEYIGQLYLESIGGEVEIHLKQTDFYTLIDIEPSVKNELPSQNVQDRPNKTEKQEAKDEEKKKRRISDKVTNLKKNKKESKLSEIKCKSKSTTSEIDSTTNKKSSDDIELNEKQSTKHEKVQTSELDTKSSKKKSKEELIEKELLTSSKLNKTQSKDVKVKKENRMSESKSNIVNKPKQSTNNTEVNETKSLMKNSDNKKEVMKKHGNEAKQTTDRVSSDNKRTKQKCEGNETNYNKKDNPLSESKMELPIDGGTCNTSENEKNKSDHLTIESKETKNISSMHSNSNDRNCSLEKDIEDELMNFASTGKVQEDALSKSVSKKRRSSDEILIEHSCKKMLRTLDVDSFLNKIHADTSIGRK encoded by the exons atggaACCATTAGATTTAATTGCAGCAAAACTTGTGTTAG GATACTTGAAATCAGCAAAATGTATAACAGCACATAGAGAGTTTCTTAGAACTTCGTCTAATCTCAGACATCTAGATTctacaaaaactaaatatatgcCAACTAGATTCCTTGGTCAAACACTCGAGGATATTTTagtagaatattttcaaatatctcaaatta TACAAGGGAGATTAGAAGCTACCGATTTCTACAATGAGAATCATTCAAATTGCTCATTACAAAATCAGCTTCTGTATTTACTCAATCACAAAGTCCCTTCAAGTAGGGCATCCACACCTATTGCCAG TACTCCATATGGGTCTTATGATAATTGTATGAGTCCTAATAATAGTGATTTGGATGCAACACCTATACATACACTTCCTGGAAATGCAGAGAGTGAAGAATCATTCAATACACACACAGGTTCAAAAAGAAAGTTGACTGGTAAAAATGAAGAACAGCCTCTTTCTTCATCTAAAATCTCAcccaatgaaaaaaaaatcgcacCCAATGAAAAAACCCGAACTGAAGTGTTTGATACTGAG GTTCTAGCACAgaatttgatggaaaataaagaatttcaagaaaaaattgcgCATACAATTAATAAAGTAGTTGAAAGGCAGTACAAAGAAAGAAATCCGGAAGAActtgataaaacaattaaatctGCTGTTGAAGAAGCGCAAGCTGATCCCATTTTTGATGACTTATTGCGCGAAATCATGG GATCATCAAATATGGTTGAAGCAAATAAACATTCAGAAGTTGCACATACTACAAG taaCACAGGGAATAAAAAAGATACTACAGATCTGGCTAAATCGAAATCAGGAAATAAAAGTGATCAAGCACAAggaatttctaataatattaaagCTCCTCATCACTATTCATCTGATAAAGAG ACTATGTCCTTCGATAACTCcttcaataattatattatttcaaataactgCAGTCTCGCCTCTACAAACCCATGTGTGCAAAATCCAATATTCATAAATACAGTGTCTGGTTTACTGATACCTTCTGTTTCCACATCTGTTAACCCTACCAAACCTCTGATATTGCTCAATAACCCTACCCCTGTTACCACTACAACAACTTTGACGGAACAAGATATTATGCAGATGCCAATAATTATACATGAAAAGGATGAAATGGTACCACTTGTTGTAGAAActggaaaacagaaaaaag GTCCTAAAAAGCCAAAGATGATATTACCACAGCCTACAATACAACTAGTACCAGAAGCATCTACAGACCtacaaaactattttaaaaattttacacccCCAGAGAATCAATCCATTGAGGCATTGGACGTTGAGAAAATTTCTAGTGCAATTCCAGATGATTCTACATCTAAAAGAAAGACAGGTTTGAAGAAAGTACTTTACCCTAAAGCACCCAGGAAATCCCCACGGccgaaaaaaagaaatataacaaCTACCGAAACTAAAAAAGTTGATCCCGATCCAACTGTCGGAAATAATactgaatttgaagaaaaaaatcgcAGTACAGAGGATGCCATTGTTATAAGttcaaaagagaaaattattgttACTCCTGCATCttctgataataataaaatgtcaaCACCTAAAAGTACTTCACATGTTCGTAACTTGAATTTTTCTTCGCCTCCTAAAAACCAAAGGAAATCTAATGAAtcgaattttgacataaaacaaaATGATCAAGCTGTGAAAACACTTTTTACAAAAGCCTGGGACGCAGATCTTAGAGCTGTAATACCAAATCAAGATAATGAAGTTTCAGCACCTAAGAAGCAACAGCTCTCAAGTGGAagtaaaaaatcaagaaaaaaaattaaaatgaattcaaaagaCATGACTGAAAAAGAGGGGCGTTTATTAGAGACTGCAATAAAGACACCAATAAAACATGATGACAAAAACAGCGAAAATAAATCAGTTACAGAATGTTTTGAAGACAATAACCAGACATTTAAGTCTCAAGTGAAAACCATACTGTCTCCCTCTAAACTACACAATACTAGTAAAAATATACTGGAAGCAAAATCTGATGAAAGATGTCACTCAAAAACATTTGTTACGCCAGATATGCTTAAAGAAAGTGTAGTTCCTTCTGTATCAACTAAAAGAAACATTATGCCTATATTAGAAACTCCAATAAAGGTACAATTACCAAAAACACCAGGAATATCTACTCCATTAGATGTAAACATGAGTAATATAAGTACTACCACACCATTCACCAAAATGTTGGAAGCGAATTTAGATCTAAAAAGTATAGATATAGATTCAATACCAACTCCAAATTTACCAATAACTCCCAACTTTGTTCCTTTTACACCAAGAATTAATGCAAATTCACCGTATTCAAGTAGACCTACTGATTATTCAACTGGTAGTTCTTATTATCAACCATCAGATAATGAACAGAATAAAAATCTCGAAGCGCATTTAAGAGAAATCGAAAAAGCATCTCCAGCTGCAGACACAACAGTCGATGACCATTTAcagctttttaataaaaacgttATTGGAAAGAAAAACTTGAACCTTATGAAGACAAATATGAAAAGCGACGATTCATTTGATAGTTCCAGTACTGAAGAAGGTTGTTCTTCAGatgaatataataaagaaaGTAACGATACAGTtatattccgaaaaaacaagGATATGCTAAAAAGAACATATCCTTTAAGAAACAGAAGTAAAAACCTGGAACAAATAAAAGCGccaaaaattccaataaaaagcGATAAATCcacaaaaatatcaaacaagggaacaaaaactgaaaatatttcaagtacGACAAATAGTGTTGAAGATATTTCAAAAGTATTACAGGAAAGCAAATCGAGTGACATTTATAAATCAAACGTGAAAGGAGTTTCATCttcacaattgacagttttaAAAGATCTCGAAAGTAAACGTCTACGAATGGTAAATTCTTTGAAACCacaaattgaatcaaataaaacTAAGAAACCTCAGAGTagcaaatttaaaattaaaccaaTAGCAAAGGTATATACcacaaaaaagaataaaaagtcAGAATCGcccaagaaaaagaaaagagaaagagaCATTGATATTGTTTTGAAAGATTTAATAACATCTGACGACTCTGATACAAACATAATGTCTACTAATAGCGACGATGACGACAAAACTGAAAAAGCAGACAAAACTGCGTCTGATGCTGAAGcgcaaaatttgatacaaaatttaaaagaaaggGGGATTCATTTAGTTCAAaataaaagctctaaaaaaattaatgctaatcatgaatatcaaataaatacaaGTGGTACCCAGATGGAGATGTTAGATCGAAATTCTTTCGATTTGGTTAACCTTGAAGAGTGTATAGAAATTTCACACaacgaagaagaaaatgaaagtaGGAAAATGTCTGTTGCTGCTTCAAAAGACACAAAAAAAGTAGAATACATTGGACAGCTTTATTTAGAATCAATTGGTGGAGAAGTAGAGATACATTTGAAACAAACTGATTTCTATACATTAATTGACATAGAACCCTCTGTTAAAAATGAACTTCCATCTCAAAATGTGCAAGATAGACccaataaaactgaaaaacaagAAGCAAAAGatgaagagaaaaaaaagaGACGGATAAGTGATAAGGtaacaaacttgaaaaaaaacaaaaaagaatccAAGCTATCAGAAATTAAATGTAAATCTAAGAGTACTACTTCAGAAATTGATTCCACAACTAACAAAAAAAGTAGTGATGACATCGAATTAAATGAGAAACAATCAACTAAACATGAAAAAGTACAGACGAGTGAATTAGATACTAAAAgtagtaaaaaaaaatccaaagaggaattaattgaaaaagaattattGACAAGcagtaaattgaataaaacacaATCTAAAGACGTAAaagtaaagaaagaaaatcGTATGTCAGAATCCAAATCGAATATTGTAAACAAACCCAAACAATCAACAAATAATACAGAGGTAAATGAAACCAAATCACTCATGAAGAATTCAGATAATAAAAAAGAGGTAATGAAGAAACATGGCAATGAAGCAAAACAAACAACAGATAGAGTTTCGTCCGATAATAAAAGGACGAAACAGAAATGTGAGGGGAATGAAacgaattataataaaaaagataaccCGTTATCGGAAAGTAAAATGGAATTACCGATCGATGGAGGTACTTGTAACAcaagtgaaaatgaaaaaaataaatctgatCATTTGACTATAGAAAGTAAGGAGACCAAAAATATATCCAGCATGCATTCAAATTCAAATGACAGGAATTGTAGTCTCGAAAAAGATATTGAAGATGAACTTATGAATTTTGCTTCGACTGGTAAAGTTCAGGAAGATGCTTTATCTAAAAG TGTTTCCAAGAAACGAAGATCATCAGATGAAATCCTGATTGAACACTCCTGCAAAAAAATGTTACGAACATTAGACGTGGACTCATTCCTGAACAAAATACATGCAGACACCTCGAtaggaagaaaataa
- the LOC130451826 gene encoding protein FAM200C-like gives MLGEGSSNKISQSVPLNNNTVSRRIDEMAADVESKLTDMLKKRKFTLHIDESIVIVNKAILLAYVRFINEQKEITEEMLARSLITDAQGLSIFNVLKEYFEKKDIPLSNVSAGATDGAHAMSEFLAYPKKEVPGVIIIHCVIHRKHLAAKN, from the coding sequence atgttaGGCGAGGGTTCTAGTAACAAAATAAGCCAATCGGTGCCTTTAAATAACAATACTGTTTCCAGGCGAATTGATGAAATGGCTGCAGACGTCGAATCAAAACTTACAGACATgctaaaaaaaaggaaatttacTTTACATATAGATGAATCTATTGTAATTGTTAACAAAGCAATTTTGTTGGCCTATGTGAGATTCATCAATGAGCAGAAGGAAATTACTGAGGAAATGTTAGCAAGAAGTTTGATCACTGATGCGCAGGGGTTATCcatttttaatgtattaaaaGAGTATTTTGAGAAAAAGGATATTCCCCTATCAAACGTAAGCGCCGGCGCTACAGACGGAGCTCATGCCATGTCTGAGTTTCTGGCCTACCCGAAGAAAGAAGTTCCAGGCGTTATCATTATACACTGCGTTATCCATCGCAAACACTTAGCAGCAAAAAATTAA